The nucleotide window tcctcttcttggtgcttttgttaattgTCTTCACTTCCTTGAATCCAAGTCTTGGTGattgtgtgattgttggagtctTCTTTTCATCAAGAGCTTTTTAAATTGATGGTTTATTGAGCTCTCCCTTCCTGTAATTTTCTGCTTCAATTGAGTGTGACTCCTCTTGAGtgtctttctcactttcttgctcttccacttcctcccttGCACTCAAACATTTGACTTAATAGCTTTTTCATTGAGGAGGTTTGTTTATCTTTCCaacatttcttcatctcctcttcatatctttCAATCATGGATTCAATTGTTGAGCTGTTTTGTTTTAGGGAAGTTTGAAAGAGTTGTGAATTTTCATGTTCATTTGTCACCTCAAGTGGCTTCTGTGGATATGCAGCTTCAGGTTCAATTCCCTCCTTCTCCTCATTTTCCATTGAAttttcacttgacacagagGCTTCCTCATCTTTCTTTTCCACTTCCTCACCCACAAGTTGGACTTCATCCTCActgtttgatggttctaagttctcccttgtttgctctaaggtcccattcatcttcttgaggatgatttctttccaggattggggttgtgtgtatctttccatgagttttctatgtatttcaatGGCTTGAAGGTAATCCTCATCTGCTGGTTCAAaagatgaaggttgagagtaattttgGTGACGTGGATATGTTGTGGTGAAGTTGTGTTGAGGGGTGTggaatgagttgtgtgattgatggggtgacttgtatggattttggaggaaactttgtgttgaggcataatcaagtgaggaagaactttcaaatgagaaactggtgatgtgcggaaaacgatccgacacaaaactcaccggcaagtgcaccgggtcgcatcaagtaataaaaactcacgggagtgaggtcgatcccacagggattgaaggattgagcaattttggtttagtggttgatttagtcaagcgaatcaagatttggttgagtgatttgtgatttgcagaaattaaattgcattgaaagtaaaaggaatgtgtaaattgcatgaaattaaagagggcaagaaattaaagtgctgaatcttaaagaacaagaaattaaatggcgaaaacttagaatgcaagaaatgtagATTGCGGAATTTTAAAGTGCAAGGAATGTAAACGGCTGGAATTGTAAAGGGGATTAGGGAttggatttgcagaatttaaacaaggaaaatttaattgcatcaaacagaagagtaaaaGAGGGTTTGGGTTGAATCGAATCTGAAGCAAAACAAGTAAATgaacatgaaaaaaaaacaaaaaaacagaaTGTAAACTTTAGaatcagatctcaggacccagagactagaaaaccaagtctagatctcaatgccttcctagatccaacaagaacaattgcaagggaaatgtaaattgcaaagaaagtagATGAAGAGCAATTAACCAAAACTGAAATTCAATTAAGCAGTAAATAAACAGAGAGATCCAAGGATGAGATTGAaatagaatttcttcaattctctaacccaagatccaagacaattgtaattgaaattgaaagcaataaaactaagaggaagagaagtgaattctccttccccgagactaagaaattaaagatcactCAATACCAAAAGCTCTCTAAAAACTCAAAGGGAAAGCTCCctatgaaaactaaaaaaaaagctCCCGAATAACttgaattctatcctatttatacactttcttcaaatggtcttcaagccttgaattgggcctttgCTCGTGATGGAAATGGGTTGAgagaggccttggttgattgctcttggagtttggaGAGGAACCGAAGTGAACCAAGTGAACCGGGTTTGAATGTTGCaaaagtttgagtaaaagtttgagtaaaagtttgcctcaaacttttactccaactttTCATATCAGCTTCCCCATTTTGCTGATACCAACGTTGGtgcaaaagttaggggtctaacttttgctccaacgTTGGCCTTCCTTAGTGCACTtatggcgccaacgttagcccaaaagttagaggctaacgttggcgcaaacttttgctcCCCCTTTGTGATTTTcatgcgccaacgttagcctaaaagttaggggctaacgttggcgcaaacttttggtgCCCAGGGAGTGATTTTCATGCGCCAACATTAGCCAAAAAgttaggggctaacgttggcgcaaacttttggtgCCCAGGGAGAGTTTTGcatgtgccaacgttagcccaaaagttaggggctaacgttggggcaaacttttcacccaaaaatttgtgcaaaagtttgaggctaacttttggtccagctttttgcttcctggttcattttcacttattccaaaagtttgagctaaagtttgaggcaaacttttgctcaaactttttgccctctcttcctcttatccattccttcttgcttcaacctatctccaagctttcttcacctatcattaatcaaccaaacacatcaaagctatgctcaaaatcatgagatattcattcttTCACAATATGTAACAAATATAGCATAGAACCTCatgaaattgtattaattcatctatggttgattcaatcaaaggaatcatgaaaatctacccaaattggcttgcttagagctcaagaaagtgcataattcaagtgaaaacaaaagaaaaagactagtgaaagtaggctaagatgacttgtcatcacaacaccaaacttaaagcttgcttgtccccaagcaagaaatgaATTATGCTCAGAGGTTCTTTCAATTAAGACGGATTGAAGAACACTTGTAAAGTACAGTGAGTGAAGTGATTAAGTAACAGTAGGGTGAACTCTAAATTATATGCTCATGCAAGGGCTTCAGTGCTCACTAGTCCTTACATATTGGGAGTCGTAGGTCTTAGGATTTTCATCCGAATGGTATCATAGAGATCTCTTTATATgtaatcaccttgaagcagcttaTAGTTTCTGTGCTTTGGCCTCAACTCTAAGTGTCATGTCTCAAAGCGGCTCtttaaataagttttcaatcaatactcctaaaccagtttgttttaaggtattaggtgttaaagcacccctaaggatttacttgctcaagcctctttcCTTGACACACTTCAaccacaagcatttactaggataacaactctttgagttcttgtttctttctttctttttcagcctagtaattgatgctcagagccttgggccatgttctttttgtttttgtattttctttacttatctttttgttttgtttgctgcTTCTCGGATCAATTGATTTTTGAGAATCTCCACAATACTTCTTTGAACTTCATATcctgctggtgcacgaaattgcaataacacttttgcaatcccgcacaactaaccagcaagtgtactgggtcgtccaagtaataccttgcgtgagcaagggtcgatcccacagagattgtggcttgaagcaagctatggttatcttgtaaatcttagtcaggatatcagaaattatcaggattgattgtgaaaNNNNNNNNNNNNNNNNNNNNNNNNNNNNNNNNNNNNNNNNNNNNNNNNNNNNNNNNNNNNNNNNNNNNNNNNNNNNNNNNNNNNNNNNNNNNNNNNNNNNNNNNNNNNNNNNNNNNNNNNNNNNNNNNNNNNNNNNNNNNNNNNNNNNNNNNNNNNNNNNNNNNNNNNNNNNNNNNNNNNNNNNNNNNNNNNNNNNNNNNNNNNNNNNNNNNNNNNNNNNNNNNNNNNNNNNNNNNNNNNNNNNNNNNNNNNNNNNNNNNNNNNNNNNNNNNNNNNNNNNNNNNNNNNNNNNNNNNNNNNNNNNNNNNNNNNNNNNNNNNNNNNNNNNNNNNNNNNNNNNNNNNNNNNNNNNNNNNNNNNNNNNNNNNNNNNNNNNNNNNNNNNNNNNNNNNNNNNNNNNNNNNNNNNNNNNNNNNNNNNNNNNNNNNNNNaaactaggctaagatgacttgtcatcacaacaccaaacttaaagcttgcttgtccccaagcaagaaatgaACTATGCTCAGAGGTTCTTTCAACTGAGATGGATTGAAGAACATTTGTAAAGAACAGTGAGTGAAGTGATTAAGAATCAGTGGGGTGAACTCTAAATTATATGCTCATGCAAGGATTTCAGTGCTCACTAGTCCTTACATATTGGGAGTCGTAGGTCTTAGGATTTTCATCCGAATGGTATCATAGAGATCTCTTTATATgtaatcaccttgaagcagcttaTAGTTTCTGTGCTTTGGCCGCGACTCTAAGTGTCATGTCTCAAGGCGGCTCtttagataagctttcaatcaatactcctaaaccagttggttttaaggtattaggtgttaaagcacccctaaggatttacttgctcaagcctctttcTTTGACACACTTCAaccacaagcatttactaggatagcaactctttgagtttttgtttctttctttcttttttctgcctagtaattgatgctcagagccttgggccatgttctttttgtttttgtattttctttacttttctttttgttttgtttgctgcttcttggatcaattGATTTTTGAGATTCTCCACAATACTTCTTTGAACTTCATGTCctgcctatgagctcccatgcaagttttcacaagcatgcaacctcaatacataatcatacaactagaaccaccacttctcctAATCTTTTGCTTACCTCAAAATTGTTTAATTCCTCAATCCTTCGTTTCAAAGAACTTTCATGTGATGCATTCTTGAAAATTGAGTGCAAACAAGTTTTGAAGATAAGACTGTTGTGAATAATCAAGCATCTTGCTTATTGAATTATAAAGAAAGACTATGCTATACAGGCAGGCAGGGGTATATAAAGAAAACTATACTATGCAGACAGGCAGGACAAATAAGGATACAATCCAACTTTCAATTACAGCAATATTTGATGTAAAACAATCATTTAACAATACAACCTGTTGGAGTTCACTTGCTTTCCttcttctcatcatcatcaatgctGACTTTCATGTTCATCTTTCACCTCTTTGGTTGATGATGCTAAAAATCTCCAAAAGTTTGTATGATATTCTGTAGTgatattggaagttgcttgttccccaagcacttagAAACAGTGGTTAGTCTGCATGATTTATTTGTGGGctttttgaacttactttggtgtgggaacaccaaacttagtaccttgccaaaggttttcATTAACCATGTgtgaaattcttttttttttctttctcaaaagTAATAAGGCTGAAAACTAGAAAACAGCAAAATAGTTAACTAATTCATCCAGTATGCTTAAAGCCCATATTATGCATAAGGTGAGAATGTGTGATAATgggattttggtggaacaccaaacttagaattcttcattctcccttagattgttttggtgtgcaacaccaaacttagcttcttgcaatctAGACAAAACTAAATAAcagttttattgaattggaTATGAAAAGATAGTTACCTctagttgggttgcctcccaacaagcgctcttttattgtcactagcttgacatttttcctttcttttatggTGGTTGGTGCTTGTAGAGCCTCAATTTGTCTCCCCTGACTGTGATCCTCTTCTTTGTTCTCTGGTGTTCAATTTCAGCATGCTCTAATGAGAGTATGTTGCTGACAGTGTAGTAGTCCTCAGTTTGTTGGTTTGCCCCCAGCTGTTGATATATCAGTTGCACTTTGTCACCTTTGGAAAGCCCCTCTGTTGGGATCTTTCTGTTCTTCCAAcccctttttgttttgtttctgcATTTCATCTTTCCTTTTGTTGACCTTTCTTTTTTGGCCGTAGGCTTCCCTTAGGGACCTCTCTTCTCAGTGGCTAATACTCCAATATCCTCTTGGGCTCCTTCATCAGTCTACACAACTCTTATCTTTGGAATGTTGCTGTGACTCTCCTTGTCATTTTCTTCCTTCAACTGTGATTCTCCCTTGTCAATTTTCATATAGTCCTTCTTCTCCTTGCTAAATTGTGCCTCTGGTAATACCTTCAGAGTGACACTCTGATCATGCATCCTGAGAGTTAATTCCCCTTTCTCTACGTCTATGAcagctctagcagtggccaagaatggccttcccagtATAACAGAGTCACCATCATCCTCGTTTGAATCCAGAACCACAAAATCAGCAGGGTATATAAAACTGTCCACCTTGACCAAAAGATTTTCAATTACACCCCTGTGGTATACCATTGACTTATCTACCAGCTCTAGAGACATTTGTACTGGTTTGACTTCCTCTATATGCAGCTTTTTCACCAGGGAGGATGGTATCAAATTAATACTCGCTCCGAGATCGCACATTGCTTTAGTGATGGTCAATTTCCCAATGGTGCAAGGCAACAAGAAGCTCCCTGGGTCCTCAAGCTTAGGAGGAATCCCTTTTTGAATCAAGGCCCTGCATTCCTCAGTAAGCAGTATGGTTTCTTTCTCAtcccaacttttttttttattgataagctccttcaagaacttggcatacagaggcatttgctcaagtgcttcagcCAAGGGAAtattgatttccagcttcttgaaggTCTCAAGGAACTTGTGGAAATGCTGGTCCTTAACCTCTTTGTTGAacctctgaggatatggcagtGGAGGTGCGATGCTCTTTCCTATTTGCTGCTCTCCCTGAGTCAGTTCCCTTGAGCTATGTGGCTGGTTGTCCTTCTCTTTAAGTTTCTCAGTGCTTTTGTTTGGCATCACAACTTGCTCCTTAGCTTCATCTGCTTTTGTTTGCTTCTCATCCTCTGTTGGTTCTTTGATGCTCTCTGTTTGCTTCTTTGTAGTGTCATTGTTGCTCATCAACGTTCTCCCATTCCTTAATtgtattgccttgcattcctcctTGGGATTTGGGATTGTGTCACTGGGCAGTGAGCTTGAAGGTCTCTCAACAGAAATTTGCTTGGAGAGTTGCCtaatctgcctctctaggctTTTTAGTGATGCTTCATGGTTTTTGTTTGTTATTTCCTGGTGTTTCATCATTTTGTCTATCAAGGTCTCCAAGTTGGTGAGTCTTTGGGGTTCAGGTGGTGCTTGTGGTGGGTTGTGAGCTGTGGGTGGTGGATGATAAGCATTTTGGTTGGTAGGTTGGTTATTGGATTGGTACTAGTTGGGATTGGGGTAGTTGTTTTGAGGTTTTCtgta belongs to Arachis duranensis cultivar V14167 unplaced genomic scaffold, aradu.V14167.gnm2.J7QH unplaced_Scaffold_17500, whole genome shotgun sequence and includes:
- the LOC127744000 gene encoding uncharacterized protein LOC127744000, whose amino-acid sequence is MEAEPIYEAWERYNALVRKCPPAMFNEWEKLQNFFEDLTLKSQEALDHSAGAHNPPQAPPEPQRLTNLETLIDKMMKHQEITNKNHEASLKSLERQIRQLSKQISVERPSSSLPSDTIPNPKEECKAIQLRNGRTLMSNNDTTKKQTESIKEPTEDEKQTKADEAKEQVVMPNKSTEKLKEKDNQPHSSRELTQGEQQIGKSIAPPLPYPQRFNKEVKDQHFHKFLETFKKLEINIPLAEALEALIQKGIPPKLEDPGSFLLPCTIGKLTITKAMCDLGASINLIPSSLVKKLHIEEVKPVQMSLELVDKSMVYHRGVIENLLVKVDSFIYPADFVVLDSNEDDGDSVILGRPFLATARAVIDVEKGELTLRMHDQSVTLKVLPEAQFSKEKKDYMKIDKGESQLKEENDKESHSNIPKIRVV